Proteins from a genomic interval of Alkalispirochaeta americana:
- the gcvH gene encoding glycine cleavage system protein GcvH yields MTFDEKVWYQDSHEWVRTEGETATIGISDYAQDELGDVVFVEFPEVGSTLKKGQPLGVVESVKAASDLYMPVSGKVLSCNEALKDTPETINKDPFGEGWIITVKLDDPAEVENLMDSATYKTYTEGL; encoded by the coding sequence ATGACCTTCGATGAGAAAGTATGGTATCAGGACAGCCATGAATGGGTTCGAACCGAGGGAGAGACGGCAACCATCGGAATTTCCGATTACGCCCAGGATGAGCTGGGTGATGTTGTCTTTGTGGAATTTCCCGAAGTGGGAAGCACTCTCAAGAAGGGTCAGCCTCTGGGTGTTGTGGAGAGCGTGAAAGCTGCCAGCGATCTCTATATGCCGGTGAGCGGTAAGGTTCTTTCGTGCAACGAAGCTCTCAAGGATACTCCCGAAACGATTAATAAAGACCCCTTTGGTGAGGGCTGGATTATCACAGTAAAACTTGATGATCCCGCCGAGGTGGAGAATCTCATGGATAGTGCCACCTACAAAACCTACACCGAGGGACTGTAA
- a CDS encoding FAD-dependent oxidoreductase: protein MSHGHVVVIGGGGTGAAIIHDLIQRGFTATLVERGELTSGTTGRHHGQLHSGARYAVGDREIARECMDEVRILQKIAPQALEMNYGLFVALNEEDLAFAPEFVQACQESTIPVREIPLEQAFRMEPHLNREIKMAVQVPDGTIDAWRLPLHFFATARVAGADIRTFTEVVGIHSKAGVVTGVRVLNHATQEESDIAADLVVSATGAWAEKVAALAGIHIPVTPAPGTMVAVKKRLNNMVVSHLHPAGDGDIIVPQRGLSIIGSTQWKTDDPDTVEVPRADIDYLTRRATELMPIFGETPFHAAWSASRPLAGASSNIEDGRKLSRDFIAIDHGRSDGLKGFISIIGGKATVLRAMGEKTVDLICDLVGVQEPCRTAETPLLQHRAFYNSDLVTKGAAS, encoded by the coding sequence ATGTCACACGGGCACGTAGTGGTTATCGGCGGCGGCGGAACCGGTGCCGCGATCATCCATGATTTGATACAGCGGGGTTTCACAGCGACCCTGGTGGAACGGGGAGAACTTACCAGCGGAACCACGGGAAGGCATCACGGCCAACTCCATTCCGGTGCACGCTACGCCGTGGGAGATCGGGAGATTGCCCGGGAGTGTATGGACGAGGTCCGGATACTTCAAAAGATCGCTCCCCAGGCCCTGGAAATGAACTACGGGCTCTTTGTGGCGTTGAACGAGGAAGATCTGGCTTTTGCTCCCGAGTTTGTCCAGGCCTGTCAGGAATCAACCATACCTGTTCGGGAAATACCGCTGGAGCAGGCCTTCCGAATGGAACCGCATCTGAATCGGGAGATCAAGATGGCTGTGCAGGTTCCCGATGGCACAATCGATGCCTGGCGTCTGCCGCTTCACTTCTTTGCCACCGCCCGTGTTGCGGGTGCCGATATCAGAACATTTACGGAAGTGGTGGGTATTCACAGCAAGGCCGGCGTGGTCACGGGGGTGCGGGTGCTAAACCACGCCACTCAGGAAGAATCCGATATAGCTGCCGATCTGGTGGTGAGTGCCACCGGAGCCTGGGCAGAAAAGGTTGCGGCCCTGGCAGGGATTCATATACCCGTTACGCCTGCGCCGGGAACGATGGTGGCGGTAAAAAAGCGGCTGAACAACATGGTGGTGAGCCATCTCCATCCTGCCGGTGACGGCGATATCATTGTTCCCCAGCGGGGGCTGTCCATCATCGGGTCCACCCAGTGGAAAACCGACGATCCCGATACGGTGGAGGTTCCCCGGGCCGATATCGACTACCTGACGCGCCGGGCCACGGAACTGATGCCAATTTTCGGAGAGACGCCCTTCCATGCAGCCTGGTCTGCCAGCAGGCCCCTGGCGGGAGCCTCGAGCAATATTGAGGACGGGCGAAAGCTCTCCCGGGATTTTATTGCCATCGATCACGGCCGGTCCGATGGATTGAAGGGGTTTATCTCGATCATCGGTGGAAAAGCAACGGTCCTGCGTGCCATGGGAGAAAAAACAGTCGATCTGATTTGTGATCTTGTTGGTGTCCAGGAACCCTGCCGCACCGCCGAAACACCCCTTTTGCAGCACCGGGCCTTCTATAATTCCGATCTTGTCACGAAAGGAGCGGCCTCATGA
- the metF gene encoding methylenetetrahydrofolate reductase [NAD(P)H] — protein sequence MAIERVSDLLSRGKTLFSFEFFPPRTEKGWSRLFHSIGEDLLPLEPAYVSVTYGAGGSTREYTHRLVTRIQNEFNLTVVAHLTCVGSSRKEIAGILDQYRRAGVFNILALRGDPQEGTIPSGRETEFSCAAELVSFIRDHMPEASIGVAGFPEGHPDTPNRLLEIEYLRRKVEAGADYIVTQLFFDNRDYFDYVERLKLAGISLPVVPGIMPVTTRKGMQRMAELAAGARFPAPLLRAVERTHDDQGVNRVGTHWATAQVADLLNRDVPGVHLYTLNNSWSTIHICRNLGLESYRL from the coding sequence ATGGCAATTGAACGGGTATCGGATCTTTTGAGCCGGGGAAAAACGCTCTTCAGTTTTGAGTTTTTCCCTCCCCGGACTGAAAAGGGGTGGAGCAGGCTCTTTCATAGCATAGGTGAAGACCTGTTGCCTCTGGAGCCGGCTTATGTGAGTGTTACCTACGGTGCGGGGGGATCCACACGGGAATATACCCATCGATTGGTTACGAGAATACAAAACGAATTTAACCTTACCGTTGTTGCTCATCTTACCTGCGTTGGGTCTTCCCGAAAGGAAATTGCCGGTATTCTTGATCAATACCGAAGGGCGGGGGTTTTCAATATCCTGGCCCTTCGTGGAGATCCCCAGGAGGGAACCATCCCCTCGGGCAGAGAGACAGAGTTCTCCTGCGCCGCCGAGCTGGTTTCCTTTATTCGCGATCATATGCCCGAGGCGTCTATCGGGGTTGCAGGATTTCCCGAGGGGCACCCCGATACGCCAAACCGTCTTCTGGAGATCGAATATCTGCGCCGGAAGGTGGAGGCCGGGGCCGATTATATCGTGACGCAGCTCTTCTTTGATAATCGGGATTATTTTGATTACGTGGAGCGTCTGAAATTAGCCGGGATCAGTCTTCCCGTTGTTCCGGGGATCATGCCCGTTACAACCAGAAAAGGGATGCAGCGGATGGCCGAGCTTGCTGCAGGGGCTCGTTTTCCCGCTCCGCTCCTTCGGGCGGTGGAGCGTACTCACGACGATCAGGGGGTAAACCGGGTGGGTACACACTGGGCAACGGCTCAGGTGGCGGATCTTCTGAACCGTGATGTGCCCGGTGTTCACCTCTATACGCTGAATAATTCCTGGTCCACAATCCATATTTGCAGAAACTTGGGGCTCGAGAGCTACCGCTTGTAG
- the metK gene encoding methionine adenosyltransferase, translated as MNAQGVSAGRRYLFTSESVSEGHPDKLADQISDAILDACLADDPESRVACETFTTTGLVLVGGEITTSTYVDVQQVAREVAKDIGYTNPSYGLDYESMSVLNAIHSQSPDISQGVSGSGLKEYQGQQGAGDQGMMFGYACQETPELMPAPIMFSHQILQKAAELRKSKQISWMRPDSKSQVTIEYEGMAPKRIDTVVVSHQHDPDISHEEISQAVVEQVIKPVLNPTGLLDESTRYLVNPTGRFVIGGPHGDSGLTGRKIIVDTYGGMGRHGGGAFSGKDPSKVDRSAAYMARYVAKNIVAAGLAERCEVQLSYAIGVPFPVSVMVETFGTATIPESTIEKAVEKTFDLTPKGIITTLDLLRPLYGKTAAYGHFGRPEFSWEKTDRVKDLQQAAG; from the coding sequence ATGAACGCACAAGGTGTATCGGCGGGACGCCGGTACCTTTTTACCTCGGAGTCCGTGAGCGAGGGGCACCCGGACAAGCTGGCCGATCAGATTTCTGATGCAATTCTGGATGCCTGCCTTGCCGATGATCCCGAGAGCCGGGTTGCCTGCGAAACCTTCACTACCACCGGCCTGGTGCTGGTGGGGGGGGAGATAACAACATCAACATACGTTGATGTTCAACAGGTAGCTCGGGAAGTGGCAAAAGATATTGGCTACACCAATCCCTCCTACGGGTTGGATTATGAGTCCATGAGCGTTTTAAACGCCATTCATTCCCAAAGCCCCGATATATCCCAGGGAGTAAGCGGATCGGGGTTGAAAGAGTACCAGGGGCAGCAAGGCGCCGGTGATCAGGGAATGATGTTCGGCTACGCCTGCCAGGAAACACCCGAGCTTATGCCGGCACCGATTATGTTCTCCCACCAGATTCTTCAGAAGGCTGCGGAATTGCGAAAAAGCAAGCAGATCTCCTGGATGAGACCCGATTCAAAAAGTCAGGTTACCATTGAGTACGAAGGGATGGCGCCCAAACGGATAGATACGGTGGTGGTGAGCCACCAGCACGATCCCGACATATCACATGAGGAAATTAGCCAGGCCGTGGTGGAGCAGGTAATCAAACCCGTTCTGAATCCTACGGGGCTTCTTGATGAGTCGACCCGTTATCTGGTGAACCCCACGGGGCGCTTTGTTATTGGAGGTCCCCACGGCGATTCGGGGCTTACGGGAAGAAAGATCATTGTTGATACTTACGGTGGCATGGGGCGCCACGGCGGGGGGGCCTTCAGCGGGAAGGATCCCAGCAAAGTTGACCGCAGCGCTGCCTACATGGCGAGATATGTTGCAAAAAATATCGTTGCCGCCGGGCTGGCTGAACGATGTGAGGTACAGCTTTCCTACGCCATCGGTGTTCCCTTTCCGGTAAGTGTTATGGTCGAGACCTTCGGCACAGCCACGATTCCCGAGAGTACCATTGAGAAGGCTGTGGAAAAGACCTTCGATCTTACCCCCAAGGGGATTATAACGACCCTGGATCTGCTGAGGCCGCTGTACGGAAAGACAGCAGCCTACGGGCACTTTGGCCGTCCTGAGTTTTCCTGGGAGAAGACCGACCGCGTGAAAGACCTTCAGCAGGCGGCGGGGTAA
- a CDS encoding DMT family transporter: MNSHILGQTAALATAFCWAITCLSFEAAGKRVGSLQVNLLRLGFALPIFTAYLMVRQGQLFPRDADWHIWIWLSSSGIVGFFLGDLFLFQAFVDVGARMAMLIYATVPPLTALMGWLILGEHLEPAQFAAMGITVAGIILVTTGKPSAPPKSAAPSTPIHIHTVRGIWFALLGALGQALGLVLSRFGAPDYDPFAATQIRALAGFLSFLLFFLCTGRIRRALASFRDLPACRHILRGAFFGPFLGVSLGLLAAQKTSTAIASTIMATVPILLIPIAIIGFRQTVTMRETAGALLAVGGVALLFLG; the protein is encoded by the coding sequence ATGAATTCACATATCCTTGGACAAACGGCGGCACTCGCCACAGCGTTTTGCTGGGCAATAACCTGTCTCTCCTTTGAAGCTGCGGGAAAACGGGTAGGATCCTTGCAAGTCAATCTGCTGCGCCTTGGTTTTGCCCTTCCCATTTTCACGGCCTACCTGATGGTTCGCCAGGGTCAACTCTTTCCCCGGGACGCAGACTGGCACATCTGGATCTGGCTCTCCTCTTCGGGAATTGTGGGGTTTTTTCTGGGAGATCTTTTTCTCTTTCAAGCCTTTGTCGACGTGGGAGCCAGAATGGCCATGCTCATCTACGCCACGGTCCCTCCACTGACAGCGCTTATGGGGTGGCTCATTCTGGGAGAACATCTGGAGCCAGCCCAGTTTGCCGCCATGGGAATCACCGTAGCAGGAATAATCCTCGTCACCACCGGGAAGCCGTCGGCTCCCCCAAAATCAGCGGCACCGTCAACGCCCATACACATTCACACGGTTCGGGGCATCTGGTTTGCGCTCCTGGGAGCGCTTGGACAGGCCCTTGGGCTCGTTCTCAGCCGGTTTGGTGCCCCCGACTACGATCCCTTTGCAGCAACCCAGATTCGGGCTCTCGCCGGTTTCCTTTCATTTCTCCTGTTCTTTCTCTGTACCGGCCGAATCCGCCGCGCCCTGGCAAGCTTTCGTGACCTTCCAGCCTGCCGCCACATCCTGAGAGGCGCCTTTTTTGGGCCCTTTCTCGGTGTCTCGCTGGGCCTCCTGGCCGCGCAAAAAACCTCCACGGCGATCGCCTCAACAATTATGGCCACCGTTCCGATCCTGCTCATTCCCATCGCCATCATCGGCTTTCGCCAGACTGTGACGATGAGGGAAACGGCAGGAGCCCTTCTGGCTGTGGGCGGGGTAGCACTGCTTTTTCTGGGGTAG
- the jag gene encoding RNA-binding cell elongation regulator Jag/EloR → MVQEFEGRTEQDAIDAAVKALGLESHEFEVEIVSTRSGGLFGRNKAVRIAVHYSEKEEAPREKRNAATPASSAGSVHGKGEPLRPETDFEHAVVDFVTTVTEKMGFPSKISITFRESNKIGIRLDSEHTNILIGRKGKNLDALQLLTNVLSGRFVDSEIKVILDTEGYRGRREEQLIQLAHKVGDQVKRNRGSKLLEPMNPFERRLIHTTLNDIEDIGTESEGEGLYKQVRIFYRGSK, encoded by the coding sequence ATGGTACAAGAATTTGAAGGGCGCACAGAGCAGGACGCAATAGACGCTGCTGTGAAAGCGCTTGGGCTTGAATCGCACGAGTTTGAGGTGGAGATCGTATCAACCCGAAGCGGCGGCTTGTTTGGCCGGAACAAGGCGGTCCGGATTGCCGTCCACTATTCCGAAAAGGAAGAAGCTCCCAGGGAAAAGCGAAATGCCGCAACTCCTGCAAGCAGCGCAGGTAGTGTTCACGGAAAAGGTGAGCCCCTTCGCCCCGAGACAGATTTTGAGCATGCCGTGGTTGATTTTGTTACGACGGTCACGGAAAAAATGGGATTCCCCTCAAAAATATCGATTACTTTTCGGGAATCGAATAAAATTGGAATCCGTCTGGACTCGGAACACACAAATATCCTGATCGGCCGCAAGGGAAAAAATCTGGATGCCCTGCAGCTTTTGACAAACGTTCTCTCGGGACGTTTTGTTGATTCTGAAATAAAGGTTATCCTTGATACCGAGGGATACCGGGGGCGCCGGGAAGAACAGTTGATCCAGCTTGCACACAAAGTGGGAGATCAGGTAAAGCGAAATCGTGGAAGCAAGTTGCTGGAACCGATGAACCCCTTTGAACGGCGGCTCATTCATACTACACTGAACGATATTGAAGATATCGGCACCGAAAGTGAAGGCGAAGGCCTCTATAAGCAGGTGCGAATTTTTTATCGCGGAAGCAAATAA
- the deoD gene encoding purine-nucleoside phosphorylase has translation MSTHIGAQPGEIAETVLMPGDPLRAQFVAENWLSDVHQYNNVRGMLGFTGLWKGERISVQGSGMGMPSMAIYATELMRFFGVQRLIRIGSCGSMQSEIALRELILAVSASTNSAMNRSRFGGMDYAATASWNLLRKALAVVEEEGIPFHAGSILSSDTFYDDDPSQWKVWARHGVLAVEMEANQLYTLAARHGREALALLTVSDSLVQEKELSAQDRQTGFHQMVEVALEVARRAQAEASKTE, from the coding sequence GTGAGTACTCATATAGGGGCACAACCGGGAGAAATAGCTGAAACGGTTTTGATGCCGGGAGATCCTTTGAGAGCGCAGTTTGTCGCAGAGAACTGGCTTTCCGACGTTCACCAGTATAACAACGTGCGGGGAATGTTGGGTTTTACCGGGCTCTGGAAGGGGGAGAGGATATCCGTCCAGGGATCCGGGATGGGAATGCCCTCCATGGCGATCTACGCTACGGAGTTGATGCGGTTTTTCGGGGTTCAGCGATTGATTCGGATAGGATCCTGCGGATCGATGCAATCAGAAATAGCCTTGCGGGAACTCATTCTTGCAGTAAGTGCCTCCACGAATTCTGCCATGAATCGCAGTCGATTTGGCGGAATGGACTACGCAGCAACGGCCAGCTGGAATCTTTTGAGAAAGGCCCTGGCTGTGGTGGAGGAGGAGGGAATACCCTTTCATGCGGGAAGCATCCTCTCGAGCGACACTTTTTATGACGATGATCCCTCCCAGTGGAAGGTTTGGGCCCGCCATGGTGTTCTTGCCGTGGAGATGGAGGCTAACCAGCTCTATACCCTGGCTGCCCGTCATGGACGTGAGGCCCTGGCGCTCCTTACGGTGAGCGACAGTCTTGTGCAGGAAAAGGAGCTGAGCGCCCAGGACCGGCAGACCGGCTTTCACCAGATGGTAGAGGTGGCCCTGGAAGTTGCCCGCAGGGCCCAGGCGGAGGCCTCCAAAACAGAGTGA
- a CDS encoding lipoate--protein ligase, giving the protein MRPDVRVFHSPSGDPWFNLAVEDWLFRSNPPGTQTLFLWRNDPSVVIGRYQNPWVECNVPAMDAVGVHLVRRQSGGGTVYHDRGNTNFTFISPADSYQQDHNFQIVLKALSWFGLQVQRSDRNDILVATDQGKRKISGNAFKHTRQRCFHHGTLLIKADLERLQEYLLPSEKPLRARGSRSVSSPVANLADLCKTISHDTLAAALKEAFATFYGGACREEYLDRSSLAAFPEVDAYYRKMLSWEWRYGATPEFVLEIPLSHLEEYLCEMDPLEEEKPEPEKELKHSREKGTAELVIEEGRIRHIMVHCSDPRRFRKESLLGMRCDEVLRGIGRSNSRIAGTDLVHHRTEGGDFREYSYRGTTGRNS; this is encoded by the coding sequence ATGAGACCGGATGTGCGTGTCTTCCATTCACCCTCGGGGGATCCCTGGTTCAATCTGGCCGTGGAGGATTGGCTTTTTCGAAGCAACCCGCCGGGGACACAAACTCTCTTTCTGTGGCGGAACGACCCTTCCGTGGTGATTGGCCGGTACCAGAATCCCTGGGTGGAGTGCAATGTCCCCGCTATGGATGCTGTCGGGGTTCACCTGGTGCGTCGCCAGAGCGGGGGCGGTACGGTATATCATGATCGGGGAAATACCAACTTTACCTTTATTTCTCCCGCCGATTCCTACCAGCAGGACCATAACTTTCAGATTGTCTTGAAGGCCCTTTCCTGGTTCGGTCTCCAGGTGCAGCGGTCGGACCGCAACGATATTCTGGTTGCAACAGATCAGGGGAAGCGGAAAATTTCGGGAAACGCCTTCAAACATACCCGTCAGCGGTGTTTCCATCATGGAACCCTTTTGATCAAGGCCGACCTGGAGCGGCTTCAGGAGTACCTTCTTCCGTCGGAGAAGCCCCTCCGGGCCCGGGGGTCCAGATCTGTTTCCTCTCCTGTGGCGAATCTGGCGGATCTCTGCAAGACGATCTCCCACGATACCCTGGCAGCGGCGCTGAAGGAGGCCTTCGCCACCTTTTACGGGGGAGCCTGCAGGGAGGAGTACCTTGACCGGAGCAGTCTTGCTGCGTTTCCCGAGGTTGATGCCTACTACAGGAAGATGCTCTCCTGGGAGTGGCGTTATGGCGCAACGCCGGAGTTCGTTCTGGAAATTCCCCTGTCGCACCTGGAAGAATACCTCTGCGAGATGGATCCATTGGAAGAGGAAAAGCCGGAACCGGAAAAAGAGCTGAAACACAGCAGGGAAAAGGGAACCGCCGAGCTTGTTATCGAGGAGGGCAGAATCCGGCATATCATGGTACACTGCAGCGATCCTCGGCGTTTCAGGAAGGAATCGCTCCTGGGTATGCGCTGCGATGAGGTTCTTCGCGGTATCGGGCGGAGCAATAGCAGGATTGCAGGCACAGATTTGGTACACCATAGAACAGAAGGAGGAGATTTTCGTGAGTACTCATATAGGGGCACAACCGGGAGAAATAGCTGA
- the pth gene encoding aminoacyl-tRNA hydrolase encodes MKQRSRQPSFPRLIVFLGNPGNAYTRSRHNFAWMVMDSLFPDQQGWKEKFHGRFLRQDNLVFLKPLAFMNNSGKSAAAALHFFGWPLEELLVVHDDLETPFGTVQCTFGGGHRGNNGLRSIITLCGGNDFWRFRLGIGRPPGGRKPGDWVLERFSPHEEALLPEITTESARFLLEQCGKPQEKKLVFA; translated from the coding sequence ATGAAGCAGAGATCTCGACAACCGTCTTTCCCGAGACTGATCGTATTTCTGGGAAATCCTGGAAACGCCTACACCCGCAGTCGTCATAATTTTGCCTGGATGGTGATGGATTCACTTTTTCCCGATCAGCAGGGATGGAAGGAAAAGTTTCACGGCCGGTTTCTCCGCCAGGACAACCTGGTTTTTCTGAAACCTCTGGCGTTCATGAACAACAGCGGAAAAAGCGCAGCAGCGGCGCTTCATTTTTTCGGCTGGCCCCTGGAGGAGCTTCTGGTTGTTCACGATGACCTGGAAACACCCTTTGGAACGGTTCAATGCACTTTTGGAGGTGGTCATCGAGGCAACAACGGCCTGCGCTCAATCATCACCCTCTGCGGAGGAAATGATTTCTGGCGCTTCCGCCTGGGAATTGGCCGTCCTCCCGGGGGCAGGAAGCCGGGAGACTGGGTGCTGGAACGGTTTTCCCCCCACGAAGAAGCACTCCTTCCTGAAATCACAACAGAATCAGCCAGGTTCCTCCTTGAACAGTGCGGGAAACCTCAAGAAAAGAAGCTGGTTTTTGCGTGA
- the nudC gene encoding NAD(+) diphosphatase, which translates to MTSREERRLAIFPDNWSVLVLERKTASRDQPCHPCHELPREEQLRDLGIVSPASALDFPGNSPVRGKGFFVDRQHLAPLVDRPFRTKEGERFLLISRRNAPDTMYPEECTIANQAFHLAYWDRSSRFCGTCAAPMEMIPDEMAKQCSACGATSYPRISPAVIVAVVRQGKLLLAHSHRHQGKMHSVLAGFVEAGETLEQAAAREVQEECGIAIKNIRYLASQPWPFPTALMAAFTAEYAGGEISLQDDEIVSADWFAPGEIPPEIPDAYSIARRLIERFVSDYGTPQDLQHLLRR; encoded by the coding sequence GTGACTTCTCGGGAAGAGCGCCGCCTTGCGATTTTTCCGGATAACTGGAGTGTTCTGGTTCTGGAACGGAAGACAGCGTCCCGTGACCAACCCTGCCACCCCTGTCATGAGCTCCCCCGGGAGGAGCAACTTCGGGATCTGGGGATCGTTTCTCCTGCTTCAGCTCTGGATTTTCCCGGAAACTCTCCCGTCAGAGGCAAGGGGTTTTTCGTCGACCGCCAGCACCTTGCTCCCCTGGTGGATCGGCCCTTTCGGACGAAGGAGGGGGAACGGTTTCTTCTGATCAGTCGGCGCAACGCTCCGGACACGATGTATCCCGAGGAATGCACCATTGCAAACCAGGCGTTTCATCTGGCGTACTGGGACCGGTCCTCCCGTTTTTGCGGCACCTGCGCCGCCCCCATGGAGATGATCCCCGATGAGATGGCAAAGCAGTGCAGCGCCTGTGGGGCAACGAGCTATCCCCGGATTTCTCCTGCCGTGATCGTGGCGGTTGTCCGCCAGGGAAAACTTCTCCTGGCTCATTCTCATCGTCATCAGGGAAAGATGCACAGTGTTCTTGCAGGGTTTGTTGAGGCGGGGGAAACCCTGGAGCAGGCGGCGGCCCGGGAGGTTCAGGAGGAGTGCGGCATTGCCATAAAGAATATTCGCTACCTGGCAAGCCAACCCTGGCCGTTTCCCACGGCCTTGATGGCTGCTTTCACGGCGGAATACGCCGGAGGAGAAATTTCTCTCCAGGATGATGAGATTGTCTCGGCAGACTGGTTTGCTCCGGGGGAGATTCCCCCGGAAATCCCCGACGCATACAGCATTGCCCGGCGGCTGATCGAGCGCTTTGTCAGCGACTATGGTACCCCCCAGGATCTCCAGCATCTGTTACGTCGATGA
- the ahcY gene encoding adenosylhomocysteinase: MKTSPLSPSDYHVRDLSLAEWGRKELTIAEYEMPGLMATRKKYGPLKPLAGVRISGSLHMTVQTAVLIETLAELGADLRWASCNIFSTQDHAAAAIAVGPPGAGGTPEEPRGVPVFAFKGETLEEYWDMTLKALSFPGGKGPQLIVDDGGDATLLLHKGVQMEKGDTWVEEPSGSHEEGVIKALLKKVHRQDPQYFQRLVSEWCGVSEETTTGVHRLYRMALEGTLLVPAINVNDSVTKSKFDNLYGCRESLIDGIKRGTDVMIAGKVAVVCGYGDVGKGCAQSLRNQGARVIVTEIDPICALQASMEGYEVKRLETVLSQGDIFVTTTGNRDIITLEHLQGMKDQAIVANIGHFDNEIQVERLNASDLVVRENIKPQVDKYTWRGGPDSAGNPILPHSIYLLSEGRLVNLGNATGHPSFVMSNSFTNQVLAQLDLWSHRADYKPGVRVLDKILDEEVARLHLEKLGVELTRLTPEQADYIGVPLSGPFKPEAYRY; this comes from the coding sequence ATGAAAACGTCACCCCTTTCCCCGTCCGATTATCATGTCCGCGATCTCTCTCTGGCCGAGTGGGGCCGGAAAGAATTGACTATCGCCGAGTATGAGATGCCCGGTCTCATGGCAACACGGAAAAAATACGGCCCTCTGAAACCTCTTGCGGGTGTTCGTATTTCCGGATCCCTCCATATGACCGTTCAGACAGCGGTTCTTATTGAAACTCTGGCAGAGCTTGGTGCCGATCTTCGTTGGGCAAGCTGTAATATTTTTTCTACTCAGGACCACGCTGCAGCGGCTATTGCTGTGGGTCCTCCCGGCGCGGGAGGGACTCCGGAAGAACCTCGAGGTGTTCCGGTTTTTGCCTTCAAGGGAGAAACTCTTGAAGAGTATTGGGATATGACTCTTAAGGCGCTCTCCTTTCCCGGGGGCAAGGGTCCGCAGCTCATCGTTGATGACGGTGGAGACGCAACACTGCTGCTTCACAAGGGCGTTCAGATGGAAAAGGGTGATACCTGGGTGGAAGAACCGTCGGGTAGCCACGAGGAAGGGGTCATCAAGGCGCTCCTGAAAAAAGTTCATCGCCAGGATCCCCAGTATTTTCAGCGTCTTGTTTCTGAATGGTGCGGTGTGAGCGAGGAGACCACAACCGGAGTCCATCGGTTATACCGCATGGCCCTGGAGGGAACGCTTCTGGTTCCGGCGATCAACGTCAACGACAGTGTCACCAAAAGCAAGTTTGACAACCTGTATGGGTGTCGTGAAAGCTTGATTGACGGAATCAAGCGGGGAACCGATGTCATGATCGCTGGAAAGGTTGCTGTGGTTTGCGGCTATGGTGATGTTGGCAAGGGATGTGCCCAGAGCCTCCGAAATCAGGGGGCACGGGTGATCGTAACCGAGATTGATCCCATTTGTGCACTCCAGGCGTCAATGGAAGGCTACGAAGTAAAACGGCTGGAGACGGTTCTTTCCCAGGGAGATATTTTTGTCACCACCACGGGGAACAGGGATATTATCACTCTGGAACACCTCCAGGGGATGAAGGATCAGGCGATTGTGGCAAATATTGGTCATTTCGATAACGAGATCCAGGTGGAACGCCTGAATGCCTCGGATCTGGTGGTTCGGGAAAATATTAAACCCCAGGTGGACAAGTATACCTGGAGGGGTGGCCCTGACAGTGCAGGCAACCCCATTCTGCCCCATTCCATCTATCTTCTGAGCGAGGGACGACTGGTGAATTTGGGGAATGCCACGGGCCATCCCAGTTTTGTCATGAGTAACAGTTTTACCAACCAGGTTTTGGCACAGCTCGATCTCTGGAGCCACCGGGCGGACTACAAGCCGGGTGTGCGTGTTCTGGATAAAATACTCGATGAAGAGGTTGCCCGACTTCATCTGGAAAAACTTGGGGTCGAACTTACCAGGCTGACGCCGGAACAAGCTGATTACATTGGTGTGCCTCTTTCGGGTCCCTTTAAGCCCGAGGCCTACCGGTATTGA